The sequence CCCACACCCCCCAGGACACGCCCCGGGCCGGCCCCTCCCCCCGCCCGCTCCAAAAATCCCATCCCCCATcccccacaccccccccccGCCACGGAAATCCGACCAGGATCGCCCCCTCCCCCACTCCCAAACGACCCCATGATCGCCCCTCCCCCACCTCCGAAATCATCCTGGGATCGCCCCTCCCCCACTCCCAAAATGACCCCATAATtgcccctccccccacccctgaAATCCCCCCCCGAtcgcccctcccccaccccggACAGCCGCTCCCCCACTCCCGAAATTACCCCTGGAtggcccctccccccacccccaaaatcATCCTGGGGTGGCCCCTCCCCCACCCTCAAAATGACCCCTGGATTGCCCCTCCCCCACTCCCAAAATCACCCCTGGTTTGCCCCTCCCCCACTCTAAAATAACCCTGGGATcgccccctcccccacccctgaCATCACCTTTGACCCCCCCCCGATTCACCCTCCCCCACCGTTGCCCCTCCCCTATTCCCcacccccacccctccctcattccccacccctcccccaCCTCTTTTaccccctcccccttctccctaCCCCTCCCCCACCCCTACCCCTCCCCCATTTCTGCCCCTCCCCCTTTTACCCCACCCCTCCCCCCACTCCCCTCCCcaatccccttttttttttttgcccctccccccattccccctttttgcccttccccctcccctttttatCCCActcctcccccttttcctgcccctcccCCACACCCTCCcggcccctcccccacccccccggcccctccccccccagGTGTTCCAGCGCCGCTTCAACGGCTCCGTCAGCTTCTTCCGCGGCTGGAACGACTACAGGGCCGGCTTCGGGCGCGCCGACGGCGAGTACTGGCTGGGTAcgaccagtatggaccagtatggaccagtgTGGACCAGTGTAGACCAGTGTGGACCAGTGtggacaaaaaaatccccatagAAATCCATAGaaaccagtacagaccagtatggaccagtatggaccagtacggacaaaaaaatccccatagGAATCCATAGaaaccagtacagaccagtataaaccagtataaaccagtatggacaaaaaaatccccatagGAATCCATAGaaaccagtacagaccagtataaaccagtacagACTACAGGGCCGGCTTCGGGCGCGCCGACGGCGAGTACTGGCTGGGTAcgaccagtatggaccagtatggaccagtatggaccagtgtggaccagtatggaccagtatggaCACAAAAATCCCCATAGGAATCCATAgaaaccagtataaaccagtacagGGCCGGCTTCGGGCGCGCCAACGGCGAGTACTGGCTGGGTAcgaccagtatggaccagtatggaccagtataaaccagtatggacaaaaaaatccccatagGAATCCATAGaaaccagtacagaccagtataaaccagtacaaaccagtacagGGCCGGCTTCGGGCGCGCCGACGGCGAGTACTGGCTGGGTAcgaccagtatggaccagtatggaccagtgTGGACCAGTATGGACCAAAAAATCCCCATAGGAATCCATAGaaaccagtacagaccagtataaaccagtatggaccagtgTAAACCAGTAgggacaaaaaaatccccatagGAATCCATAgaaaccagtacaaaccagtacaaaccagtacagGGCCAGCTTCGGGCGCGCCGACGGCGAGTACTGGCTGGGTACGACCAGTGGAAACCAGTATGGGCCAGGAtaaaccagtatggaccagtataaaccagtatggacaaaaaaatccccatagGAATCCATAGaaaccagtacagaccagtataagccagtatggaccagtatggaccagtatggacccaaaaaatccccataGGAATCCATAgaaaccagtataaaccagtacaaaccagtacagGGCCGGCTTCGGGCGTGCCGACGGCGAGTACTGGCTGGGTACGACCAGTGGaaaccagtatggaccagtatggaccagtgTGGACCAGTAGGGACCAGTAgggacaaaaaaatccccatagGAATCCATAgaaaccagtacaaaccagtacaaaccagtacagACTACAGGGCCGGCTTCGGGCGCGCCGACGGCGAGTACTGGCTGGGTACGACCAGTGGaaaccagtatggaccagtataaaccagtatggacaaaaaaatccccatagAAATCCATAGAGATACTGAGaaaccagtatggaccagtacagaccagtacaGACCCAAAAATCCCCATAGGAATCCATAgaaaccagtataaaccagtatggaccagtacagaccagtatggaccagtacagaccagtatgGACCAAAAAACCTCAGGCCCTGCTGACcctgagtgaccaatgagtgaccacagagtgaccactgagtgaccaatgagtgaccaatgagtgaccactgagtgaccaatgagtgaccctGACTCTGAGTGACCCCTGAGTGACCCTGAGTGACCCCTGAGTGACCCCAGTGACCTTTGACCCCCCCaggcctgcagagcctggccctgctgaccCTCCAGGCCTTcagtgaccaatgagtgaccaatgagtgaccaatgagtgaccagTGACCATCCCTGACTGACCCCTGAGTGACCCCAGTGACCTTTGACCCCCCCaggcctgcagagcctggccctgctgaccCTCCAGGCCCGCTACGAGCTGCGCGTGGAGCTCGAGGACTTTGAGAACAACTCGGCCTCGGCCACCTACGGCTCCTTCGCGCTGTCCCCGACGGCCGTCAGCGCCGAGGAGGACGGCTACACCCTGCACGTGGCCGGCTTCGTCGACGGCGGCGCCGGTGAGGGCACCCTGGGGCCAGCGGGGGGAAAccgaggcagggctgggcattGGGAGGGCAATGGAGGTCAACGGTGGCCAACGGAGTCAAGGTTGGCCATTGGGTGGTCAATGGGGGTCAATGGGAGTCAATGGTGGCCAACGGAGTCAAGGTTGGCCATTGGGTGGTCAATGGGGGTCAATGGTGGTCAATGGAGGTTAGTGGTGGTCAACCAAGTCAAGGTTGGCCATTGGGTGGTCAATGGGAGTCAAGGTTGGCCATTGGGAGGTCATTGGTGGTCATTGGTGGTCAATGATGGTCAACCAAGTCAAGGTTGGCCAACAGGAGGTCAATGGGGGTCAGTGGTGGTCAACCAAGTCAAGGTTGACCATTGGGTGGTCAACGGGGGTCAATGGAGGTCAACGGTGGTCAATTGAGTCAAGATTGACCATTGGGTGGTCAATGGGAGTCAGCGGTGGTCAATGGTGGTCAACCGAGTCAAGGTTGGCCATTGGGAGGTCATTGGTGGTCAATGGAGGTCAATGAAGTCAAGGTTGACCATTGGGAGGTGAATGGTGGTCAACAGTGGCCAACAATGGTGAGGCGAGTCAAGGTTGACCATTGGATGATCAATAGTGCTCAACTAAGTCACGGTTGGCCACTGGGTGACCAATGGTGGTCAATGGTGGTTCAATGGTGGTCACTGGAGATCAACCAAGTCACGGTTGACCACCGGGTGGTCAACGGTGGTCAATGGAGGTCAATAGGAGTCAATGGTGGTCTTTGACGGTCAACCAAGTCAAGGTTGACCACTGGGTGGTCAGTGGAGGTCAATGGAG comes from Molothrus ater isolate BHLD 08-10-18 breed brown headed cowbird unplaced genomic scaffold, BPBGC_Mater_1.1 matUn_MA691, whole genome shotgun sequence and encodes:
- the MFAP4 gene encoding microfibril-associated glycoprotein 4 encodes the protein VFQRRFNGSVSFFRGWNDYRAGFGRADGEYWLGLQSLALLTLQARYELRVELEDFENNSASATYGSFALSPTAVSAEEDGYTLHVAGFVDGGAGDSLSYHNGQKFSTFDRDQDLFAQNCAALSSGAWWFRSCHFSNLNGFYLAGPHLSYANGINWAQWKGFYYSLKRSEMKIRRL